The proteins below are encoded in one region of Cucurbita pepo subsp. pepo cultivar mu-cu-16 chromosome LG10, ASM280686v2, whole genome shotgun sequence:
- the LOC111804331 gene encoding uncharacterized protein LOC111804331, with protein MIDLETAILFTAPPLLGVEAGDRTVGRASEEAADAIASGEVPMDGEGATSPRVKDEDGVEAERVATWVKETILARRPAATLLAKRSVRCPDSEGKSLRKVDGLVKIPYISNKNADEDHEVRIFVKDEGSIGKKIREAMLAKGKSMKKVRLYVQSMVKGDLEAKRAEPKSNQSATPAAAM; from the coding sequence ATGATAGATCTAGAGACAGCGATTTTGTTCACAGCACCACCATTGCTAGGAGTGGAGGCCGGTGATAGAACAGTAGGCAGAGCCAGTGAAGAAGCAGCCGACGCCATAGCAAGTGGTGAAGTTCCAATGGACGGAGAGGGAGCCACGTCCCCTAGAGTAAAGGACGAAGACGGTGTTGAAGCCGAAAGAGTTGCCACATGGGTGAAGGAGACGATTTTAGCGAGGAGGCCAGCGGCGACTTTGTTGGCGAAGAGGTCAGTGCGATGCCCAGATTCCGAAGGTAAATCTCTACGAAAGGTCGATGGGCTTGTCAAGATTCCGTATATTTCCAATAAGAATGCTGATGAGGATCATGAGGTTAGGATttttgtgaaggatgaagggtcgattgggaagaaaataagagagGCTATGTTGGCTAAAGGGAAATCAATGAagaaggtgaggttgtatgtacagagtatggtgAAGGGTGATTTGGAGGCCAAAAGGGCGGAaccgaagagtaatcaatcggctacGCCTGCGGCAGCCATGTAG